The genomic interval TATCGGAAGAGACCAGCTTCTCCATGGACCTTTTTATGCCTTCCAGTTCCACCCTGTCCTTCGTATCCATAATGCCCGCGGTATCCGATATCCTTGTCTTCACCCCCGCTATTTCTATTGACTCTTCCACGACATCCCGCGTTGTCCCCGCTATGGGGGTGACTATTACCCTGTCATGCCGCAAAAGGGCGTTCATCAGGCTGGACTTACCCACATTTGGCCTGCCACAGATAACAACACTGGCCCCGTGCCTTAATATCATGCCCTTATCGGCAGTATCAAGCATACCCCCGATATCAGACTTGACCTGTTTTATCTCACCCGAGATGCCGCTTGTCTCGGGGAACTCCACGTCCTCGGCGGAAAAATCCAGGGTAAGCTCTATTTTGGAGATAATATCCAGTATCCTGTCCCTGATCCTGTTTATCTCCCCGGAAAACCCGCCACTCATGTGTTCAAGGGCTATTTTGCCCGATATCTCTGTCTCTGACTGTATAACGTCCAGTACGGCCTCCGCCTGCGACAGGTCAAGTCGGCCGTTCAGGAACGCTCTTTTAGTGAACTCCCCGGGTTCGGCCAATCTAGCGCCGTTGGACATGCATAGCTCAAGCACTTTTTTCAGGGGCGCCTTCCCCCCGTGGCAGTTTATTTCCACTACATCCTCGGTGGTATAACTTCTGGGCGCCCTCATGACCACGGCCAGCACTTCATCTACGATATGTCCGGACTTCGGGCACCTGATATGTCCGTAACGCACCGAATGGCTCGGGACAGACGATAGCTTACTCCCTGCAGGGCCGTGGAACAACCTGTCCGCCACAAGCAACGCGTCCTTGCCGCTTATGCGCACTATACCGATCCCCCCACTGCCAATAGGCGTGGAGATAGCCGCTATAGTGTCCCCGTCCACTGTCCCTATTCCTCGACGCCGCATTTTTCTCTCCTGAGGACCATCTCCCGTATCTCCCCAACCAGGAAAAAAGAACCCGTGACAACGATAAGGTCCTTTTTGCCTGCCCGGGAAAAAGCCCGCCCCATGGCCTCCCTGGCATCCCCGGTCATTATCACATCATTCACACCACTTATATATCCCCTTATTATTGATGGGTCCATGGCTCTTTTGACAGAAGCTTTCGTCAATATCACGGTGTCAGCCAGTCCTCCCAGCCCATCGCAAAAACGCCTTACATCCTTATCGGACGACAACCCGACCACCAGTATAAGCCGGTCGTACTTCATGATGCTCTGTATCGACCGTTTCAGGACCTCGGCGCTGTGTCCGTTCTGGGCTCCATCTATAAGCATCACGGGATCACGCGTTATGACCTCGAACCGGCCGGGAATGAAAGCTTTTTCTATGCCTGATATTACCTGTACCGTTCCAAGCCCCTTCCCGCCCGCGAATTCCTCACATGCCCCCACGGCCAGGGCGGCATTCTCCGGCTGGAACATCCCGGCCAGGCCGGTGATACAATCATTGTAGACAGCGTAAGATGTCCTTATATCGAACCTGGAACCGGTGCTGGTCCGCTCTTTTATCGTCCAGGCCATATCTTCACCGGCAAAACGCGGCCGTATGCCCTGCTGGTCACATCGTTCCTCTAACACCTTTCTGGCTTCCGGCATCTGGATGGCACTCACACATCTGGTCCCTTTCTTTATTATCGCGGCCTTTTCCCCCGCTATCGACCCGAGGTCTTTACCAAGGAACTCCATATGATCGTAGCTTACCGGTGTAATGACGCATACTGACGGCATGATCACATTGGTAGCGTCATACCTCCCGCCCATACCGACCTCGAGAACAGCCGCGTCAACGTCCCTGTCCCGGAAATAAAGCATGGCTATCAAGGTGAACGCCTCGAAGTACGATATCCCGTCCCCGTTCAAGGCTTCAATTAAACACCTGGTCATCCGGCACATATCTTCTTCGGATATATATTCCCCTTCGACCACGATCCTTTCCCTCGGGTCCGATATGTGCGGCGAGGTAAAAAGACCTGTTCTTTTCCCGGAAGACCCAAGAATGGACGCTATGTAAGTGCATACGGACCCCTTGCCCTTGGTCCCGGCCACATGGATACTCTGATATCCCCTTTCGGGAGACCCCAGGTGTTCGAGTATACGCGTCACCTTATCCAGCCTGAAAGGATATCGCGCCGTACCGGCTCTTTCGTAATTCGAAAGGGAATCGAGAAAAGTCAAGACATCCTGATAATTACGCATTTTAAATGTGGGCCTAATGTTTGAAGTGCCTCATCCCGGTAAATACCATCGGTATACCGAAAGCATCGCACGCGTCTATTACTTCCTGGTCGCGGATGGACCCTCCCGGCTGTATAATACCGGCTATTCCGGCATTATGGGCTTCCTCAACGGAATCAGCCTTTGGAAAGAACGCGTCACTGACCATGACCGACCCCTTTGCCCTCGGACCGGCTTTACGTATGGCTATCATAGCGGAATCCACCCGGGACATCTGCCCCGCTCCTATCCCGACCGTAGAGGTTCCCTTGCAAAGGACTATAGCGTTACTTTTTACATACTTTATGATCTTCCACCCGAAAAGCATCGATCTTATCATGTCCTCGGTCGGCGTTTTTTTCGTGGCGACCTTGAGCTCCGCCCGGGCGATCTTCCCGTTATCCCGATATTGTACCAGCATCCCTCCGGGTATTTTTTTGATATCCAAAGGTGTTCTACCGTTCTCCGCGCGCACCAGGTCGCACCTGACCACCCGCAAGTTCTTCTTGGCGGAGAAAACACCAAGGGCTTCCTTGTCGAAATCCGGGGCTATTATACATTCGACGAAATCCGCTTCGCTCATTATCACGCCGGCCGTCTTTCCGTCTATATCGCGGTTCGCCCCGATTATACTGCCGAACGCGCTCAGCCTGTCACAATCGAGCGCGGACAGATATGCCCGTGGTATATCCTCATCCGCCGCCAGACCGCATGGGTTGTTATGTTTCACTATGCTCACCGCGGGACTCTCGATAGCGCTTACCATCTCCAGTGCCGCCGAGAGGTCCATTATGTTGTTGAAGGACAGCTCTTTGCCCTGTAATTTTTCCGCGCCGGTAAGACCGCGGCATTCGGATATATCGTCCGCGTAGAAAGCCGCCGGCTGGTGCGGGTTCTCCCCGTAGCGAAGTCCGGATACCTTTTTCAGGTTGATGCTCATGGTCTCGGGAAGGGGGCCGCTATCCTCAGGCCGGGTATCACCCTGACCGGAAAGATATTCAAAGATCGCCTTGTCGTATCCCGCCGTCAACTTGAAAACACGTTCGGCCAGTTTACGTAAAGTACCTTCCCCGATCTCTCCCCCGGAAGACAACATCTCGGCGAGTATACCCTTATATTGCTCCGGGGAACTTACGACCGCCACATATTTATGGTTCTTAGCCGCGCTCCTCAGCATGGACGGTCCGCCTATATCTATGTTCTCTATGGCTTCTTCCAGCGTGACCCCTTTTCTGGCCACGGTGCTCTCGAACGGATAGAGGTTCACGACCACCATATCGATCGGCAATATACCTGCCTTTTCAGCCTGGGCCTTATGGTCTTCATTATCCCGGACAAAAAGGAGCCCCCCATGTATCTTTGGATGGAGCGTTTTGACCCTGCCGTCCATCATCTCGGGAAAACCCGTATGATCAGAGACCTCCGTAACGGCTATGCCCTGTTTCCTTATAAGATCGGCCGTACCACCCGTGGAAAGTATCTCCACACCCAGGTCGTCCAGTCCTTTCGCCAGCTCATCAAGCCCGCTTTTATCCGATACGCTTATCAATGCCCTTTTTATCCTGGCCATCTCTCTCCATTCGTTTTCCCGGGCCGCCCGGGTCAGACCCGCAGCGCCTTTATCTTCAGCCTCAACATTTCCACATCTTTCTTGAGAGCGTCCATGCCCTCAAGCGTGTTCTCTTTCTTTTTCATAAGGTCCGCAAGCCTGTCGTTCCATGTCTGGAGTTCAGACTGGGTAAGGGACAGGTTCTCTTTCTTGCCAAGAAGCGCCTCTATCTCTTTTATATCCTTCATGATGTCGTTCAGCTCAAGGTCCTTTATCCGGTACCCGCTCCTGGCCTCCATCAGTTCCTTTTCAAGCTGCCTGAT from Candidatus Omnitrophota bacterium carries:
- a CDS encoding bifunctional folylpolyglutamate synthase/dihydrofolate synthase, coding for MRNYQDVLTFLDSLSNYERAGTARYPFRLDKVTRILEHLGSPERGYQSIHVAGTKGKGSVCTYIASILGSSGKRTGLFTSPHISDPRERIVVEGEYISEEDMCRMTRCLIEALNGDGISYFEAFTLIAMLYFRDRDVDAAVLEVGMGGRYDATNVIMPSVCVITPVSYDHMEFLGKDLGSIAGEKAAIIKKGTRCVSAIQMPEARKVLEERCDQQGIRPRFAGEDMAWTIKERTSTGSRFDIRTSYAVYNDCITGLAGMFQPENAALAVGACEEFAGGKGLGTVQVISGIEKAFIPGRFEVITRDPVMLIDGAQNGHSAEVLKRSIQSIMKYDRLILVVGLSSDKDVRRFCDGLGGLADTVILTKASVKRAMDPSIIRGYISGVNDVIMTGDAREAMGRAFSRAGKKDLIVVTGSFFLVGEIREMVLRREKCGVEE
- the mnmE gene encoding tRNA uridine-5-carboxymethylaminomethyl(34) synthesis GTPase MnmE; translated protein: MRRRGIGTVDGDTIAAISTPIGSGGIGIVRISGKDALLVADRLFHGPAGSKLSSVPSHSVRYGHIRCPKSGHIVDEVLAVVMRAPRSYTTEDVVEINCHGGKAPLKKVLELCMSNGARLAEPGEFTKRAFLNGRLDLSQAEAVLDVIQSETEISGKIALEHMSGGFSGEINRIRDRILDIISKIELTLDFSAEDVEFPETSGISGEIKQVKSDIGGMLDTADKGMILRHGASVVICGRPNVGKSSLMNALLRHDRVIVTPIAGTTRDVVEESIEIAGVKTRISDTAGIMDTKDRVELEGIKRSMEKLVSSDMVVFMLDMSRPLDEKDMEIFDRIKEKNMVIAANKCDLPPALDTGKAEKAFGRGILRVSVLCRTGLEALEDAIAEALAGPGQDTTGARMVTNIRHKQSLESAYSCLERAVGHSGEGYNGELVSSDLNDVLYHLGMITGETADDEVLDRIFSSFCIGK
- the purH gene encoding bifunctional phosphoribosylaminoimidazolecarboxamide formyltransferase/IMP cyclohydrolase, with translation MARIKRALISVSDKSGLDELAKGLDDLGVEILSTGGTADLIRKQGIAVTEVSDHTGFPEMMDGRVKTLHPKIHGGLLFVRDNEDHKAQAEKAGILPIDMVVVNLYPFESTVARKGVTLEEAIENIDIGGPSMLRSAAKNHKYVAVVSSPEQYKGILAEMLSSGGEIGEGTLRKLAERVFKLTAGYDKAIFEYLSGQGDTRPEDSGPLPETMSINLKKVSGLRYGENPHQPAAFYADDISECRGLTGAEKLQGKELSFNNIMDLSAALEMVSAIESPAVSIVKHNNPCGLAADEDIPRAYLSALDCDRLSAFGSIIGANRDIDGKTAGVIMSEADFVECIIAPDFDKEALGVFSAKKNLRVVRCDLVRAENGRTPLDIKKIPGGMLVQYRDNGKIARAELKVATKKTPTEDMIRSMLFGWKIIKYVKSNAIVLCKGTSTVGIGAGQMSRVDSAMIAIRKAGPRAKGSVMVSDAFFPKADSVEEAHNAGIAGIIQPGGSIRDQEVIDACDAFGIPMVFTGMRHFKH